The following coding sequences lie in one Alloacidobacterium dinghuense genomic window:
- a CDS encoding tetratricopeptide repeat protein, producing the protein MRTGALSLFAFTILSLAVPVNAQSHNCTTIAPHDLTPAEEAYAQGKYDSAESLYMQALLQQPHDSALSSALVRTLLHEGKIGDATIQVNKSLAEDASSAVTLTVLAEVQFRKGQPWVAMQTLSEAAKRDDCYARAHLIRSRILRIDSMYASERKELQIAYDIDPSDPDIKHAWLQIDSAAKDIQGTEDALSTMSHVDADLREKAAASVHALMGQLTENSKTCQSTSMASALALPLVPVLQDTKHVSGYQLEVQFPQRKAKLIVDTAASGLYISRALADENGFQHAVGEPTNTVHVDSVHIGSLEFRDCTVGVSDTPFPDKGDGFIGTDIFASYLVTLDYPMGKLEIAPLPVLSDPREDALPSDRYIAPAIDGYTPVYHRLQYLLVPVMLNKREQRLFVLDSGMRMSTMTSEVAHLVSSTKVNFTNAMQTVSGGTVQLYRDSFAFQFANLSLDNQGRILEFDPAVIDESAGFQVAGLLGFDILHTFTVHLDYRDGLVKFDQSGSSLPPQPGVSIAAASNFAPSSIVRREACDRYVDQAGDLPTKQTIEAQIVGWLDSGHTKPGQPVTLKVVHEWAAQDCKLPAGALLYGNVLASSSGKNGSELALAFDHGDCSNQSKKGLSLRLIGIVGPPGEHEAFHDAMPTQIAGGARQISDAVAAVGYKEDENLNPGGPPNTVHPGIVVGLKGTKMTPEGGPQCSALLTSVGHSVRLDTGSVFILTMETGTH; encoded by the coding sequence ATGCGAACTGGTGCTCTTTCTCTTTTCGCCTTCACAATCTTGTCTCTGGCCGTCCCTGTCAATGCGCAGAGCCACAACTGTACCACTATAGCTCCGCACGATCTAACGCCGGCGGAAGAGGCGTATGCGCAGGGCAAATATGACTCTGCGGAATCCCTCTACATGCAGGCTTTGCTGCAACAACCACACGATAGCGCTCTGTCTTCCGCGTTAGTGCGCACGCTGCTGCATGAAGGCAAGATCGGCGATGCGACAATCCAGGTGAATAAATCTCTGGCTGAAGACGCAAGTTCTGCCGTCACCCTCACAGTGCTGGCCGAGGTGCAATTCCGGAAAGGGCAGCCCTGGGTGGCGATGCAGACATTGAGTGAGGCGGCAAAGCGAGACGACTGTTACGCTCGGGCGCACCTCATTCGTAGCCGGATTCTGCGCATCGACTCGATGTATGCCTCCGAGCGTAAGGAGCTTCAGATCGCTTACGATATCGACCCGAGCGATCCAGACATAAAGCACGCATGGCTACAGATCGATTCTGCCGCCAAGGACATTCAGGGGACGGAAGATGCGCTCTCCACGATGAGCCATGTCGATGCAGATCTGCGAGAGAAGGCCGCCGCGTCGGTGCATGCGTTAATGGGGCAACTGACAGAGAACTCGAAAACATGCCAGAGCACTTCGATGGCATCCGCGCTTGCTTTGCCACTGGTTCCTGTGCTGCAAGACACGAAACACGTCAGCGGATATCAGCTGGAGGTCCAATTCCCGCAGCGGAAAGCGAAGCTGATCGTGGACACGGCTGCTTCCGGACTGTACATCAGCCGAGCACTTGCCGATGAAAATGGCTTCCAACACGCAGTTGGTGAACCAACAAACACAGTCCATGTTGATAGCGTGCACATTGGATCCCTGGAGTTTCGTGACTGCACGGTGGGAGTAAGCGATACTCCATTTCCGGATAAAGGAGATGGCTTTATCGGCACCGATATTTTTGCTTCTTATTTGGTCACGCTGGATTATCCAATGGGAAAGCTGGAGATTGCTCCGCTACCGGTATTATCTGACCCGCGTGAGGACGCCCTGCCGTCGGATCGCTATATTGCCCCGGCGATAGATGGCTACACACCCGTCTATCATCGACTACAGTATCTACTTGTTCCCGTGATGCTGAACAAGCGGGAGCAGCGGTTGTTCGTGCTGGATTCGGGAATGCGCATGAGTACGATGACCTCAGAAGTTGCGCACCTGGTCTCGTCGACCAAGGTCAACTTTACAAACGCGATGCAAACCGTTTCTGGCGGAACGGTGCAACTCTACCGGGACAGCTTCGCCTTTCAGTTTGCCAATCTATCCCTCGACAATCAGGGGCGCATTCTCGAGTTTGACCCCGCGGTAATTGACGAGAGTGCCGGATTCCAGGTAGCTGGTTTACTTGGCTTCGATATACTCCACACGTTTACAGTTCACCTCGACTACCGCGATGGACTCGTGAAATTTGACCAGTCTGGATCGAGCCTTCCTCCCCAACCGGGCGTGTCCATTGCCGCCGCTTCGAATTTCGCGCCCAGCAGCATAGTGCGGCGCGAAGCATGCGATCGCTATGTAGATCAAGCCGGTGATCTGCCGACGAAGCAAACAATCGAAGCGCAAATTGTGGGCTGGTTGGATTCCGGACACACAAAGCCGGGACAGCCCGTAACTCTAAAGGTCGTTCACGAATGGGCTGCACAGGATTGCAAACTCCCCGCCGGCGCACTGCTCTATGGCAACGTGCTCGCATCGTCGAGCGGTAAGAATGGCAGCGAACTAGCCTTGGCTTTTGATCATGGGGACTGCTCCAACCAGAGTAAAAAAGGCCTGTCACTTCGACTCATAGGGATTGTGGGGCCGCCCGGAGAGCACGAGGCATTCCATGATGCAATGCCTACGCAAATAGCTGGCGGAGCCAGACAGATTTCCGATGCTGTTGCCGCGGTGGGTTATAAGGAAGATGAGAATCTGAATCCTGGTGGTCCCCCGAATACCGTCCACCCCGGAATTGTCGTGGGGCTCAAGGGAACTAAGATGACCCCAGAGGGTGGGCCGCAGTGCAGTGCTCTTCTAACAAGCGTCGGTCACAGCGTTCGCTTGGACACGGGAAGTGTATTCATCCTCACAATGGAGACGGGAACTCACTAA
- a CDS encoding 30S ribosomal protein S1, with the protein MSNSNLPESQSTDETTVENNESFGELLSQFEQSRSHKAEADDKQREGTVISTSSDFVFVDIGLKIEGVLPVALFGETEMPKPGAQLQVSVKGRNEEGYYELSLFKIAQPKDWSSLERVFAEKTAISGTVTGVVKGGVTVDVGVRAFMPASRSGVRDAAEMEKLIGQEIVCRIIKLDVADEDVVVDRRVVMEEQQQSLREERYAEVREGDLVQGTVRSLTDYGAFVDLGGVDGLLHVSDIAWNRITNPADVLSEGQHIEVKVLKIDSDKRRISLGLKQLQKHPWDDVGEKFKIGDRVRGTVARLADFGAFVELEAGIEGLIHVSEMSWGKKVRKPSDILKQGDTVDAVILGVNAGERRISLGLKQALGDPWADASQRFPVGSQIEAPVTSFTKFGAFIQLIEGVEGMVHVSEISVDKHIHHPQDVLRKGEQVKVLVLAVDAEKRQIRLSMKQLIPTSLDEYLAEHKLGDVVSGRTMEAPRADSTEPIRVELGEGILGYSTLKNLASAPEASQDVGKVDLASLSSMLKARWKTGATPSASKTAPLQAGQIRSFRITHLDPAAKRIELELV; encoded by the coding sequence ATGTCCAATTCAAATCTTCCGGAATCCCAATCCACTGATGAAACCACAGTCGAAAACAACGAATCCTTTGGCGAACTTCTTTCCCAGTTTGAGCAAAGTCGCTCACACAAAGCAGAAGCCGATGACAAACAACGCGAAGGCACGGTAATTTCGACTTCTTCAGACTTCGTGTTCGTCGACATTGGACTGAAGATTGAGGGAGTTCTGCCGGTCGCACTCTTCGGCGAGACGGAGATGCCAAAGCCCGGAGCCCAGCTGCAGGTTTCCGTGAAGGGCCGCAATGAAGAAGGCTATTACGAACTGTCTCTCTTCAAAATTGCGCAGCCCAAAGACTGGTCATCTCTTGAACGAGTGTTCGCGGAAAAGACAGCGATTTCCGGCACCGTAACTGGTGTAGTCAAAGGTGGAGTGACGGTTGATGTCGGTGTTCGAGCCTTTATGCCAGCCTCGCGCAGTGGCGTGCGCGATGCAGCCGAGATGGAGAAGCTGATCGGCCAGGAGATTGTCTGCCGCATTATCAAGCTCGATGTCGCTGATGAAGATGTGGTGGTCGATCGACGCGTCGTGATGGAGGAGCAGCAGCAATCGCTGCGTGAAGAACGCTACGCAGAAGTGCGCGAAGGCGATCTGGTGCAGGGAACCGTTCGCAGCCTGACCGATTATGGCGCGTTCGTAGATCTGGGTGGAGTAGACGGTTTATTGCACGTCAGTGATATCGCGTGGAACCGCATCACGAACCCCGCGGATGTGCTGTCCGAAGGGCAGCACATTGAAGTGAAGGTTCTCAAAATTGATTCCGACAAGCGACGCATTTCATTGGGTTTAAAGCAGTTGCAGAAGCATCCTTGGGATGACGTCGGAGAAAAATTCAAGATCGGCGATCGCGTACGCGGTACCGTGGCTCGCTTGGCGGATTTTGGCGCATTTGTTGAGCTTGAGGCGGGGATTGAGGGGCTCATTCATGTGTCGGAGATGTCCTGGGGAAAGAAGGTTCGGAAGCCGAGCGACATTTTGAAGCAAGGTGACACTGTAGATGCGGTGATCCTGGGAGTGAATGCTGGAGAGCGGCGTATCTCCCTGGGACTCAAACAGGCCTTGGGGGATCCATGGGCTGATGCGTCACAGCGGTTTCCGGTGGGCTCGCAGATTGAAGCGCCGGTTACAAGCTTTACCAAGTTTGGCGCCTTTATTCAGCTAATCGAAGGCGTTGAAGGCATGGTACACGTCAGCGAAATCAGCGTTGATAAGCACATTCATCATCCGCAGGACGTGTTGCGAAAGGGAGAACAGGTCAAGGTCCTTGTGTTGGCGGTGGATGCGGAAAAGAGACAAATTCGTCTAAGCATGAAGCAACTCATTCCCACCAGTCTGGATGAATACCTGGCGGAGCACAAACTGGGCGATGTAGTTTCGGGAAGGACGATGGAGGCTCCTCGGGCTGACTCAACGGAGCCAATTCGAGTAGAACTGGGTGAAGGCATTCTGGGATATTCCACCCTTAAGAACCTAGCTTCAGCTCCCGAAGCGTCGCAAGATGTAGGCAAGGTCGATCTTGCGTCGTTAAGTTCAATGTTAAAGGCCAGATGGAAGACCGGTGCAACTCCGAGTGCCTCGAAGACTGCACCTCTTCAGGCAGGTCAAATTCGCAGTTTTCGCATTACGCACCTTGATCCTGCGGCAAAACGTATTGAATTGGAGCTGGTCTGA
- a CDS encoding YdeI/OmpD-associated family protein — MHPRYKPPMPIQFKAKLWTAMEGKGWTFITMPKAASEKLPKRGRIAIQGTINGFAFKTSAFPDGEGSHQFMVNGTMRAGAKAAVGDTATFIIETAGDAVEFEVPDYLNAALKKSVKASAQWVKITPKAKAEWATWITSSKKEETRTARVAKTIERLAKGDKRPSE; from the coding sequence ATGCATCCACGATACAAACCACCCATGCCCATTCAATTCAAGGCCAAGCTCTGGACAGCGATGGAAGGCAAAGGCTGGACCTTCATCACCATGCCGAAAGCCGCCAGCGAAAAGCTCCCCAAACGCGGCCGCATCGCCATCCAGGGCACCATCAACGGCTTCGCCTTTAAAACCTCTGCCTTCCCCGACGGAGAAGGCAGCCACCAGTTCATGGTCAACGGAACCATGCGCGCAGGAGCGAAAGCCGCCGTCGGCGACACCGCAACCTTCATCATCGAAACCGCTGGCGACGCCGTCGAATTCGAAGTCCCCGACTACCTCAACGCCGCCCTGAAGAAATCAGTCAAGGCATCCGCACAATGGGTAAAGATCACCCCCAAAGCAAAAGCCGAATGGGCCACATGGATCACATCGTCGAAGAAAGAAGAAACCCGAACCGCCCGCGTAGCGAAAACCATCGAGCGCTTGGCAAAAGGCGACAAGCGTCCTTCGGAGTAG
- the tpiA gene encoding triose-phosphate isomerase — MRKPPLIAANWKMYKTPAQAEGYVKTFLPLVAGHDRDEIVLCPSDTSICAIVPTVAGSNVAIGGQNMHFAEEGAYTGETSALMLKAIGATHVIIGHSERRQYFNETDESVNKKLATALKHQLIPIVCIGEVLAEREDGHTDEVLRKQISLALVGVTPEDAENIVVAYEPVWAIGTGKTATPEIAATAHLLIRSEIARRLGRHVADTVRILYGGSVKPDNATALLNQPEIDGALVGGASLDPQSFAKIVKY; from the coding sequence ATGCGCAAACCACCACTCATAGCAGCCAACTGGAAAATGTACAAAACCCCGGCCCAGGCCGAGGGCTACGTCAAAACCTTCCTGCCCCTCGTTGCAGGCCATGACCGCGACGAAATCGTCCTCTGCCCCTCTGACACATCGATCTGTGCCATCGTCCCCACCGTCGCCGGTTCCAACGTCGCCATTGGCGGACAGAACATGCACTTCGCTGAAGAAGGCGCCTACACCGGCGAAACCTCAGCTCTCATGCTCAAAGCCATCGGCGCAACTCACGTCATCATCGGACACTCCGAGCGCCGCCAGTACTTCAACGAAACCGACGAGAGCGTCAACAAGAAACTCGCCACCGCGCTCAAGCACCAACTCATCCCCATCGTCTGCATTGGCGAAGTCCTGGCGGAGCGCGAGGACGGACACACCGACGAAGTCCTGCGTAAACAAATCTCCCTCGCGCTCGTCGGAGTCACCCCTGAAGACGCGGAGAATATCGTCGTGGCCTACGAGCCCGTCTGGGCGATCGGCACCGGCAAGACGGCAACGCCGGAAATCGCAGCCACCGCGCACCTGCTCATCCGCAGCGAGATCGCCCGCCGCCTCGGCCGCCACGTTGCCGACACCGTCCGCATCCTCTACGGAGGCAGCGTCAAGCCCGACAACGCCACCGCCCTCCTCAACCAGCCCGAAATCGACGGAGCCCTGGTAGGCGGAGCCAGCCTCGACCCTCAATCCTTTGCCAAAATAGTGAAGTATTAG
- a CDS encoding GIY-YIG nuclease family protein, translated as MIEKAWVYILASDRGVLYIGVTSNLYKRVLDHRSGIRSGIRNEIQMPQADLFRRIRVHNFSHSAGERTQRLEKIEKNRSHSANK; from the coding sequence ATGATAGAAAAGGCATGGGTCTACATTTTGGCAAGCGACCGAGGCGTTCTCTACATCGGAGTAACAAGCAATCTATACAAGCGAGTGCTCGACCATCGATCCGGCATCCGCTCGGGAATTCGCAACGAAATACAAATGCCACAGGCTGATCTATTTCGAAGAATACGCGTACATAACTTCAGCCATAGCGCGGGAGAAAGAACTCAAAGGCTGGAGAAGATCGAAAAAAATCGCTCTCATTCAGCAAATAAATGA
- a CDS encoding phosphoglycerate kinase translates to MPKLSIRDLDLQHKHVLMRVDFNVPLTDDGREITDDTRIRETLPTIEYALRHKAKLILASHLGRPKGKVNPKYSLRPVVDRLRVLLDHHLGESVNVAFSPDCIGELATELSRQLESGQVLLLENLRFHAKEEANDPGFAKELASLCELYVNDAFGSAHRAHASTEGITHFVKQSAAGLLMEKELKYMGKALAEPAKPFVAILGGAKVSDKIEVIDHLLSKVDALLIGGGMAYTFLKAKGQEVGKSLVEADKIDIAKEALAKAEAKGVRFLLPVDHILADKFAPDAKTQLFSGTGPFPADWMALDIGPETIRVFSYEIAEARTIVWNGPMGVFEMPAFAVGTTKIAKAVAKNNEAISIIGGGDSVAAVKQAGVADQITHISTGGGASLEFLEGKKLPGVEALTNK, encoded by the coding sequence ATGCCCAAACTATCGATCCGCGATCTTGATCTGCAGCACAAGCACGTACTCATGCGTGTCGATTTCAACGTCCCACTCACCGACGACGGCCGCGAAATCACCGACGACACCCGCATCCGCGAAACGCTCCCCACCATCGAATACGCGTTGCGCCATAAAGCGAAGCTCATCCTCGCCTCGCATCTCGGCCGCCCCAAGGGCAAAGTAAATCCGAAGTACAGCCTGCGCCCCGTCGTCGATCGCCTGCGCGTGCTCCTCGATCATCACCTCGGCGAGAGCGTCAACGTTGCCTTCTCGCCCGATTGCATCGGCGAGCTCGCCACCGAGCTCTCGCGGCAGCTCGAATCCGGCCAGGTTCTGCTCCTCGAAAATCTCCGCTTCCACGCAAAGGAAGAAGCCAATGACCCCGGCTTCGCCAAAGAACTCGCCTCGCTCTGCGAACTCTATGTGAATGACGCCTTCGGCAGCGCGCACCGCGCTCACGCATCCACCGAGGGCATCACGCACTTCGTCAAGCAATCCGCTGCCGGATTGCTGATGGAGAAAGAGTTGAAGTACATGGGCAAAGCGCTCGCTGAGCCGGCCAAGCCCTTCGTCGCCATCCTCGGCGGAGCCAAAGTCTCCGACAAGATCGAAGTCATCGACCACCTCCTCAGCAAAGTCGACGCTCTGCTCATCGGCGGCGGCATGGCCTACACATTCCTCAAGGCCAAGGGACAGGAAGTCGGCAAATCGCTGGTCGAAGCCGACAAGATCGACATCGCCAAGGAAGCGCTTGCCAAAGCAGAAGCCAAAGGCGTGCGCTTCCTGCTTCCGGTCGATCACATCCTAGCCGACAAATTCGCGCCCGACGCAAAAACGCAGCTTTTCTCCGGCACCGGCCCATTCCCCGCCGACTGGATGGCCCTCGACATCGGCCCCGAAACGATCCGGGTGTTCTCATACGAAATCGCCGAAGCCCGCACCATCGTCTGGAACGGCCCCATGGGCGTCTTCGAAATGCCAGCCTTCGCAGTGGGAACAACCAAGATAGCCAAAGCAGTAGCCAAGAACAACGAAGCCATCTCGATCATCGGCGGAGGCGACTCCGTAGCCGCAGTCAAGCAAGCCGGAGTTGCCGACCAGATCACGCACATCTCCACCGGCGGCGGCGCATCGTTGGAATTCCTCGAAGGCAAGAAACTACCTGGCGTAGAAGCACTGACCAACAAATAA
- a CDS encoding RidA family protein encodes MRKNISGSSPFEPIIGFSRAVRVGNTIHVSGTGPVGADEADAAAQTRHVLTLIQSALKKAGARLEDVVRTRMYLTHVEDWEAVGRVHGEFFGAIRPAATMLVVAKLLNPSWRVEIEADAVISDS; translated from the coding sequence ATGCGCAAGAACATCTCAGGCTCGTCCCCCTTTGAGCCCATCATCGGCTTCTCCCGAGCCGTGCGCGTCGGCAACACCATCCACGTCTCCGGCACCGGCCCTGTAGGCGCAGATGAAGCAGATGCCGCCGCGCAAACGCGTCACGTCCTCACCCTCATCCAAAGCGCTCTCAAAAAAGCCGGAGCCAGGCTCGAGGACGTCGTCCGCACCCGCATGTACCTCACCCACGTCGAAGACTGGGAAGCCGTCGGCCGCGTCCACGGCGAGTTCTTCGGAGCCATCCGTCCCGCGGCAACCATGCTCGTTGTCGCCAAGCTTCTCAACCCATCCTGGCGCGTCGAAATAGAAGCCGACGCTGTCATTTCCGACTCGTAA
- the gap gene encoding type I glyceraldehyde-3-phosphate dehydrogenase, producing the protein MAVKVGINGFGRIGRNVFRAALGNPELDIVAVNDLTSPATLAHLLKYDSILGNLKNNIVAGEDHISVDGKKIKVYAERDPAKLDWSSVGAEVIVESTGIFTDATKAKAHLQGSVKKVIISAPATNEDITVVLGVNEDKYDAAKHNIISNASCTTNCLAPVVKVLHETFGIVSGIMTTIHSYTNDQVILDFPHKDLRRARAAAINMIPSSTGAAKALKLVIPEMAGKLDGFAIRVPTPNVSVVDLTFISEKPVTVQSVNEALKKASEGGLKGILGYETGELVSSDFKGDARSSIVDSPLTKVVGQSVKVISWYDNEWGYSNRVRDLILFLAKKGL; encoded by the coding sequence ATGGCAGTTAAGGTTGGCATCAACGGTTTTGGCCGCATTGGACGTAACGTTTTCCGCGCAGCACTTGGCAATCCTGAATTGGACATCGTCGCCGTAAATGACCTCACCAGCCCGGCAACTCTCGCCCACCTGCTCAAGTACGACTCGATCCTCGGCAACCTGAAGAACAACATCGTGGCAGGCGAAGATCACATTTCCGTCGACGGCAAGAAGATCAAGGTCTACGCTGAGCGCGATCCCGCCAAGCTCGACTGGAGCTCCGTCGGCGCAGAAGTCATCGTCGAATCGACCGGCATCTTCACCGATGCTACCAAGGCCAAAGCCCACCTCCAGGGATCGGTCAAGAAAGTCATCATCTCCGCGCCTGCCACTAACGAGGACATCACCGTTGTTCTCGGCGTCAACGAAGACAAGTACGACGCAGCGAAGCACAACATCATTTCAAACGCCTCCTGCACAACCAACTGCCTGGCGCCCGTCGTGAAAGTCCTGCACGAGACCTTCGGCATCGTCTCCGGCATCATGACCACGATCCACAGCTACACCAACGATCAGGTCATCCTCGACTTCCCCCACAAGGATCTCCGTCGCGCCCGCGCCGCTGCCATCAACATGATCCCCAGCTCCACCGGCGCCGCCAAGGCACTCAAGCTCGTCATCCCCGAGATGGCCGGCAAACTCGACGGCTTCGCAATCCGCGTCCCAACCCCGAACGTCTCCGTCGTCGATCTCACCTTCATCTCCGAGAAACCCGTAACCGTGCAGTCCGTGAACGAAGCATTGAAGAAGGCCTCCGAAGGCGGACTGAAAGGTATCCTCGGATACGAGACCGGCGAACTCGTATCGAGCGACTTCAAGGGTGACGCCCGCTCCTCGATCGTCGATTCGCCGCTGACGAAGGTCGTCGGACAGTCGGTCAAGGTCATCAGCTGGTACGACAACGAATGGGGCTACTCGAACCGTGTTCGCGACCTCATTCTCTTCCTCGCGAAGAAGGGCCTGTAG
- a CDS encoding ATP-binding protein codes for MRRRSKRGPNTSESTGKIGQEIPANQPAPLRPTYPEAQAAGEAEEAAEQHDEVAGEPFGVFADAAGEPEQTTEPQASEAEPAGKLVVETQPESLAVPPPEQQAAAQRSPRGFVVLTIGLPGSGKTTWFKRRGVTPLSSDLLRTILFDDITEQRYQGLVFSTLRSLLRARLIAKMPWNYVDATNLSPHERRQWIKMAKSFGYEVQAVFFDVPFEVCMERNRRRERVVSDEVMQKMAERLRPPNFKEGFSKITVVRVKGAAQPEPIAEAEPTTSEGA; via the coding sequence ATGAGACGACGCTCAAAGCGTGGACCGAATACTTCGGAGTCCACTGGAAAGATAGGGCAGGAGATACCTGCCAACCAACCCGCTCCTTTGCGGCCCACCTATCCGGAAGCACAGGCTGCCGGTGAAGCGGAAGAAGCCGCAGAGCAGCATGACGAAGTCGCAGGTGAGCCTTTTGGGGTATTTGCGGATGCGGCGGGGGAACCGGAGCAGACGACGGAGCCTCAGGCATCTGAAGCAGAGCCAGCCGGCAAGCTTGTAGTCGAGACCCAGCCGGAATCGCTTGCGGTGCCGCCACCGGAGCAACAGGCTGCGGCACAACGCAGTCCGCGTGGATTTGTGGTGCTGACGATCGGGCTGCCTGGATCAGGCAAGACGACGTGGTTCAAGAGACGCGGCGTTACGCCGTTGTCGAGTGATCTGCTGCGGACGATTCTATTTGATGACATCACGGAGCAGCGGTATCAGGGGCTGGTCTTTTCGACGCTGCGGTCACTGCTGCGGGCAAGATTGATTGCCAAGATGCCGTGGAACTATGTGGATGCTACGAATCTCTCTCCGCATGAGCGGCGGCAGTGGATCAAGATGGCGAAGAGCTTCGGCTACGAGGTGCAGGCGGTCTTCTTCGATGTTCCGTTTGAGGTTTGCATGGAGCGGAACCGGCGTCGCGAGCGCGTGGTGAGCGACGAGGTGATGCAGAAGATGGCAGAACGTCTGCGTCCGCCGAACTTCAAGGAAGGTTTTTCGAAAATCACGGTGGTGCGCGTGAAGGGCGCTGCGCAACCTGAGCCGATAG